The Hemibagrus wyckioides isolate EC202008001 linkage group LG25, SWU_Hwy_1.0, whole genome shotgun sequence genome has a segment encoding these proteins:
- the LOC131346171 gene encoding gap junction Cx32.2 protein-like: MEMRDWGFLYLLLDKVQSHSTVIGKIWMRALFVFRILILGAAAEIIWADEQPRIVCNTQQPGCKTACYDFQFPISPIRYWVIQVIVVSMPSLLYLCHVIHIAHLENTLRARIKPQHDETKHKPKYTDEQIQRKIQCSLWASRFTQLFFKIILELAFIAGFYYLYGFIMSPGFSCPREPCPNYVECYITAATEKNIFNIFMLGIAGVSLLLNVIEVVCLLCSRVRSCHGKWHVKKFDENPTSLF, encoded by the coding sequence ATGGAAATGAGAGACTGGGGCTTTCTATATCTGTTACTGGATAAGGTGCAGTCCCATTCTACAGTCATCGGTAAGATCTGGATGAGAGCCCTGTTTGTATTCAGGATCCTGATTCTGGGTGCAGCAGCTGAAATTATCTGGGCAGACGAGCAGCCCAGAATTGTGTGCAATACCCAACAACCTGGCTGTAAGACCGCCTGCTATGATTTTCAATTCCCCATCTCCCCGATTCGCTACTGGGTGATTCAGGTAATCGTCGTGTCCATGCCGTCGTTACTGTACCTGTGCCATGTCATCCACATTGCTCACCTGGAGAACACCCTGCGAGCGAGAATAAAACCACAGCATgatgaaacaaaacacaaacccaAATACACAGATGAGCAGATACAGAGGAAGATCCAGTGCAGCCTGTGGGCGAGCAGATTTACACAGCTTTTCTTCAAAATCATCTTAGAGCTTGCTTTCATCGCCGGATTTTACTACCTATACGGCTTCATCATGAGCCCTGGGTTTTCTTGCCCTAGAGAGCCATGTCCTAACTATGTGGAATGCTACATCACAGCTGCAACGGAAAAgaacatcttcaacatcttcaTGCTAGGGATAGCGGGTGTGTCCCTGCTGCTCAACGTGATCGAGGTCGTTTGCCTGCTGTGCAGCAGAGTACGATCTTGCCATGGCAAGTGGCATGTGAAAAAATTTGACGAAAATCCCACCAGTTTATTCTGA
- the gja1b gene encoding gap junction alpha-1 protein — MGDWSALGRLLDKVQAYSTAGGKVWLSVLFIFRILVLGTAVESAWGDEQSAFKCNTQQPGCENVCYDKSFPISHVRFWVLQIIFVSTPTLLYLAHVFYLMRKEQKLNRQEEELRAVQNDGADVDGPLKRIELKKFKHGLEEHGKVKMKGALLRTYVVSILFKSLFEIGFLLIQWYIYGFSLSAVYTCERSPCPHRVDCFLSRPTEKTVFIIFMLVVSLVSLVLNGAELFYVFFKRIKDRVKGKQGQFQSNTLPHPPKDLPGTKYAYYNGCSSPTAPMSPMSPPGYKLATGERTNSCRNYNKQASEQNWANYSTERQRLGHNGSTISNSHAHAFDYPDDGHEHKRAPLSGELQPLALTEARPVSRASSHVSSRARPDDLDV, encoded by the coding sequence ATGGGTGACTGGAGCGCATTGGGCCGGCTCCTGGACAAGGTGCAGGCATACTCGACAGCTGGAGGCAAGGTCTGGCTCTCTGTCCTCTTCATCTTCCGCATTTTGGTGTTAGGCACAGCTGTGGAGTCGGCGTGGGGTGACGAGCAATCTGCATTCAAGTGTAACACTCAGCAACCAGGTTGCGAGAATGTGTGCTACGACAAGTCTTTCCCCATTTCGCACGTCCGCTTCTGGGTGCTGCAGATCATCTTTGTGTCAACACCAACGCTCCTGTACCTGGCACATGTCTTCTACCTGATGCGCAAAGAGCAGAAGTTGAACCGGCAGGAGGAGGAACTGCGTGCCGTCCAGAACGATGGTGCTGACGTAGACGGGCCGCTGAAACGTATTGAGCTGAAGAAGTTCAAGCATGGTCTGGAGGAGCATGGCAAGGTAAAGATGAAGGGTGCCCTGTTGCGCACCTACGTCGTCAGCATCCTCTTCAAGTCTCTTTTCGAAATTGGTTTCCTGCTCATCCAGTGGTACATCTACGGCTTCAGTTTGTCTGCTGTGTACACCTGCGAGCGTTCTCCATGCCCACATCGTGTCGATTGCTTCTTGTCGCGTCCCACCGAGAAGACGGTGTTCATCATCTTCATGCTGGTGGTGTCGCTTGTCTCCCTGGTACTCAACGGCGCTGAGCTCTTCTATGTTTTCTTCAAGCGTATCAAGGACCGGGTCAAGGGAAAACAGGGTCAGTTTCAGTCCAATACCTTACCCCACCCTCCCAAGGACCTGCCAGGCACCAAGTATGCCTACTACAACGGATGCTCATCACCCACAGCACCAATGTCTCCCATGTCACCGCCGGGCTACAAGCTAGCCACAGGCGAGAGGACCAACTCTTGCCGCAACTACAACAAGCAGGCAAGCGAACAAAACTGGGCTAACTACAGCACCGAGCGTCAGCGCTTGGGCCACAACGGCAGTACCATCTCCAACTCGCACGCACATGCCTTCGACTACCCCGATGATGGTCACGAGCACAAGAGGGCGCCGTTGAGCGGCGAGCTGCAGCCATTGGCGCTCACCGAGGCGAGACCGGTTAGCCGCGCGAGCAGCCACGTGAGCAGCCGAGCCAGGCCTGACGACCTGGATGTCTAA